One genomic window of Nicotiana sylvestris chromosome 10, ASM39365v2, whole genome shotgun sequence includes the following:
- the LOC104235751 gene encoding uncharacterized protein isoform X4 — protein sequence MALLSFPRFLSLSFSSNPTAPASLCCTSSIMSVKKMKAAGSGAMNKDAAAILWYKHDLRIDDHPGIVAASMHRTLVPLYIFDPWILSRFPDDMLELLLFALKDLKSSLREQGSNLMIRFGTAESIIEGLVKEVKATNIFTEEEVEFDLWRMVEGVKETLDTISFAEGTPKLAIWNSPFYDMKSLKELPRSYDEFKRMKLPTMSPLSPQVLPKGDMSLSWGTLPTLEDLKKFMDDNAGTLGNRWASIEKDSATSELRKDQAATLSTVVQGLREEKFKGIGNSQSDSSLKKIQRKRPVKSAFVTQCGNIVGGGTSLVLNALAAYLRYLEGTSRDEWQEVHEKLRAAETREGASFGALFGSALLLGIISRRRVYYEAIEYDKERNAGIISHFGCSAKMVAAAADTVCSMEWYTLLALKSKAASLGGSSVRIWRWNGYLIHYTQSGDEGPALLLVHGFGAFWSHYRDNIHNIAEGGSRVWALTLLGFGESEKPNIVYTEVVWAKLLRDFIIEVVGEPVHLVGNSIGGYLVAIVARLWPALAKSVILLNSAGNVIPGYSGARHSDVRQTSGAAWLAARFLSLFLRLNLRKIVRSCYPI from the exons ATGGCTCTTCTTTCTTTCCCTCGTTTTCTTTCACTCTCATTCTCTTCGAACCCCACAGCTCCTGCTTCCCTCTGTTGTACATCTTCTATAATGTCCGTGAAGAAAATGAAAGCGGCTGGTTCTGGTGCTATGAACAAAGATGCAGCAGCTATACTATGGTACAAACACGATCTTCGTATCGACGATCACCCCGGCATTGTTGCAGCTTCTATGCATCGCACACTTGTACCTTTATACATCTTCGATCCCTGGATTCTTTCTC GATTTCCGGATGACATGCTCGAATTACTTCTTTTTGCTTTGAAGGATCTGAAGAGTTCACTCAGGGAGCAGGGATCTAATCTGATGATCAGGTTCGGGACTGCAGAGAGTATCATAGAAGGGCTTGTCAAAGAG GTCAAGGCTACCAACATATTTACAGAGGAGGAGGTAGAGTTTGACTTATGGAGAATGGTAGAAGGTGTAAAAGAGACCTTGGATACAATATCTTTTGCTGAGGGGACTCCCAAACTTGCAATATGGAACAGTCCATTTTATGATATGAAG AGCTTGAAGGAATTGCCCAGATCATACGATGAATTCAAGAGGATGAAATTGCCCACTATGTCACCTCTTTCTCCCCAAGTGTTACCAAAAGGAGATATGAGCTTGTCTTGGG GTACTTTGCCCACATTagaagatttgaagaaatttATGGATGACAATGCTGGCACGTTAGGAAACAGATGGGCTTCGATTGAGAAGGATTCAGCTACAAGTGAATTGCGAAAAGACCAGGCAGCAACTCTGAGTACTGTGGTTCAAGGTTTGAGAGAGGAAAAGTTTAAGGGGATTGGGAACAGTCAAAGTGATTCAAGTCTCAAGAAAATTCAGAGGAAGAGACCCGTAAAATCTGCTTTTGTCACACAATGCGGAAATATAGTGGGAGGTGGTACAAGTCTAGTGTTGAATGCTTTGGCTGCATATTTGAGATATCTGGAGGGTACTTCTCGAGATGAATGGCAGGA GGTACATGAAAAACTGCGTGCAGCTGAAACTCGGGAAGGAGCCTCATTTGGTGCTCTTTTTGGGTCTGCTCTTCTTCTTGGAATAATTTCCAGAAGAAGAGTGTATTATGAAGCGATTGAGTACGATAAAGAGCGAAATGCTGGAATTATATCGCATTTTGGATGCTCGGCAAAAATGGTTGCTGCAGCAGCGGATACTGTGTGTTCAATGGAG TGGTATACGCTGTTGGCTTTGAAAAGTAAGGCAGCTAGTTTGGGAGGTTCCTCTGTTAGGATATGGAGATGGAATGGCTATCTGATCCAT TATACACAGAGTGGTGATGAAGGTCCTGCTCTTCTGCTCGTGCATGGTTTTGGTGCTTTTTGGAGCCATTATCGTGACAATATACATAACATTGCGGAAGGTGGAAGTCGAGTCTGGGCATTGACACTCCTGGGGTTTGGTGAATCAGAAAAACCAAATATTGTCTACACTGAAGTTGTATGGGCTAAATTGCTGAGAGATTTCATAATTGAAGTAGTGGGAGAACCTGTCCATCTTGTTGGCAACTCAATTGGAG GATATCTTGTTGCCATTGTTGCTCGTCTTTGGCCTGCTTTGGCCAAGTCTGTGATCCTTTTGAACAGTGCTGGCAATGTTATTCCTGGCTATTCTGGTGCACGCCATTCTGAT GTTAGGCAAACTTCAGGAGCAGCATGGTTAGCTGCCCGGTTCCTTTCACTGTTCTTGCGTTTGAATCTGAGGAAAATAGTGAGAAGTTGCTATCCAATT TGA
- the LOC104235751 gene encoding uncharacterized protein isoform X3 yields MRKLQAVIHLYSYIHHRGLEQVKATNIFTEEEVEFDLWRMVEGVKETLDTISFAEGTPKLAIWNSPFYDMKSLKELPRSYDEFKRMKLPTMSPLSPQVLPKGDMSLSWGTLPTLEDLKKFMDDNAGTLGNRWASIEKDSATSELRKDQAATLSTVVQGLREEKFKGIGNSQSDSSLKKIQRKRPVKSAFVTQCGNIVGGGTSLVLNALAAYLRYLEGTSRDEWQEVHEKLRAAETREGASFGALFGSALLLGIISRRRVYYEAIEYDKERNAGIISHFGCSAKMVAAAADTVCSMEWYTLLALKSKAASLGGSSVRIWRWNGYLIHYTQSGDEGPALLLVHGFGAFWSHYRDNIHNIAEGGSRVWALTLLGFGESEKPNIVYTEVVWAKLLRDFIIEVVGEPVHLVGNSIGGYLVAIVARLWPALAKSVILLNSAGNVIPGYSGARHSDVRQTSGAAWLAARFLSLFLRLNLRKIVRSCYPIRSDRADEWLIQEMLRASYDPGVVVVLESIFSFDLSVPLNYLLQGFEKRVLVLQGMKDPISDSKSRLDMLREHCEGIIIRELDAGHCPHDEKPEEVNSIIQEWVNTLESEVLTTSSRR; encoded by the exons ATGAGGAAACTTCAAGCAGTCATCCACTTATATTCTTACATTCATCACCGAGGATTGGAACAGGTCAAGGCTACCAACATATTTACAGAGGAGGAGGTAGAGTTTGACTTATGGAGAATGGTAGAAGGTGTAAAAGAGACCTTGGATACAATATCTTTTGCTGAGGGGACTCCCAAACTTGCAATATGGAACAGTCCATTTTATGATATGAAG AGCTTGAAGGAATTGCCCAGATCATACGATGAATTCAAGAGGATGAAATTGCCCACTATGTCACCTCTTTCTCCCCAAGTGTTACCAAAAGGAGATATGAGCTTGTCTTGGG GTACTTTGCCCACATTagaagatttgaagaaatttATGGATGACAATGCTGGCACGTTAGGAAACAGATGGGCTTCGATTGAGAAGGATTCAGCTACAAGTGAATTGCGAAAAGACCAGGCAGCAACTCTGAGTACTGTGGTTCAAGGTTTGAGAGAGGAAAAGTTTAAGGGGATTGGGAACAGTCAAAGTGATTCAAGTCTCAAGAAAATTCAGAGGAAGAGACCCGTAAAATCTGCTTTTGTCACACAATGCGGAAATATAGTGGGAGGTGGTACAAGTCTAGTGTTGAATGCTTTGGCTGCATATTTGAGATATCTGGAGGGTACTTCTCGAGATGAATGGCAGGA GGTACATGAAAAACTGCGTGCAGCTGAAACTCGGGAAGGAGCCTCATTTGGTGCTCTTTTTGGGTCTGCTCTTCTTCTTGGAATAATTTCCAGAAGAAGAGTGTATTATGAAGCGATTGAGTACGATAAAGAGCGAAATGCTGGAATTATATCGCATTTTGGATGCTCGGCAAAAATGGTTGCTGCAGCAGCGGATACTGTGTGTTCAATGGAG TGGTATACGCTGTTGGCTTTGAAAAGTAAGGCAGCTAGTTTGGGAGGTTCCTCTGTTAGGATATGGAGATGGAATGGCTATCTGATCCAT TATACACAGAGTGGTGATGAAGGTCCTGCTCTTCTGCTCGTGCATGGTTTTGGTGCTTTTTGGAGCCATTATCGTGACAATATACATAACATTGCGGAAGGTGGAAGTCGAGTCTGGGCATTGACACTCCTGGGGTTTGGTGAATCAGAAAAACCAAATATTGTCTACACTGAAGTTGTATGGGCTAAATTGCTGAGAGATTTCATAATTGAAGTAGTGGGAGAACCTGTCCATCTTGTTGGCAACTCAATTGGAG GATATCTTGTTGCCATTGTTGCTCGTCTTTGGCCTGCTTTGGCCAAGTCTGTGATCCTTTTGAACAGTGCTGGCAATGTTATTCCTGGCTATTCTGGTGCACGCCATTCTGAT GTTAGGCAAACTTCAGGAGCAGCATGGTTAGCTGCCCGGTTCCTTTCACTGTTCTTGCGTTTGAATCTGAGGAAAATAGTGAGAAGTTGCTATCCAATT AGAAGTGATCGTGCAGATGAGTGGCTTATCCAGGAGATGTTGCGAGCA TCTTATGACCCTGGTGTAGTGGTGGTCTTAGAAAGCATTTTCAGCTTTGATCTTTCTGTCCCTCTTAATTATCTTTTGCAAGGATTTGAGAAGAGAGTTCTTGTATTACAG GGAATGAAAGATCCAATTTCTGATTCAAAATCAAGGTTAGATATGCTGAGAGAACACTGTGAAGGAATCATAATCAGAGAGTTAGATGCTG GCCATTGCCCACATGATGAGAAACCAGAGGAAGTCAACTCTATCATTCAAGAATGGGTAAATACACTTGAGAGTGAAGTACTTACAACTAGCTCAAGAAGGTAG
- the LOC104235751 gene encoding uncharacterized protein isoform X2, translating into MALLSFPRFLSLSFSSNPTAPASLCCTSSIMSVKKMKAAGSGAMNKDAAAILWYKHDLRIDDHPGIVAASMHRTLVPLYIFDPWILSRFPDDMLELLLFALKDLKSSLREQGSNLMIRFGTAESIIEGLVKEVKATNIFTEEEVEFDLWRMVEGVKETLDTISFAEGTPKLAIWNSPFYDMKSLKELPRSYDEFKRMKLPTMSPLSPQVLPKGDMSLSWGTLPTLEDLKKFMDDNAGTLGNRWASIEKDSATSELRKDQAATLSTVVQGLREEKFKGIGNSQSDSSLKKIQRKRPVKSAFVTQCGNIVGGGTSLVLNALAAYLRYLEGTSRDEWQEVHEKLRAAETREGASFGALFGSALLLGIISRRRVYYEAIEYDKERNAGIISHFGCSAKMVAAAADTVCSMEWYTLLALKSKAASLGGSSVRIWRWNGYLIHYTQSGDEGPALLLVHGFGAFWSHYRDNIHNIAEGGSRVWALTLLGFGESEKPNIVYTEVVWAKLLRDFIIEVVGEPVHLVGNSIGGYLVAIVARLWPALAKSVILLNSAGNVIPGYSGARHSDVRQTSGAAWLAARFLSLFLRLNLRKIVRSCYPIRSDRADEWLIQEMLRAVSLPLHVYDL; encoded by the exons ATGGCTCTTCTTTCTTTCCCTCGTTTTCTTTCACTCTCATTCTCTTCGAACCCCACAGCTCCTGCTTCCCTCTGTTGTACATCTTCTATAATGTCCGTGAAGAAAATGAAAGCGGCTGGTTCTGGTGCTATGAACAAAGATGCAGCAGCTATACTATGGTACAAACACGATCTTCGTATCGACGATCACCCCGGCATTGTTGCAGCTTCTATGCATCGCACACTTGTACCTTTATACATCTTCGATCCCTGGATTCTTTCTC GATTTCCGGATGACATGCTCGAATTACTTCTTTTTGCTTTGAAGGATCTGAAGAGTTCACTCAGGGAGCAGGGATCTAATCTGATGATCAGGTTCGGGACTGCAGAGAGTATCATAGAAGGGCTTGTCAAAGAG GTCAAGGCTACCAACATATTTACAGAGGAGGAGGTAGAGTTTGACTTATGGAGAATGGTAGAAGGTGTAAAAGAGACCTTGGATACAATATCTTTTGCTGAGGGGACTCCCAAACTTGCAATATGGAACAGTCCATTTTATGATATGAAG AGCTTGAAGGAATTGCCCAGATCATACGATGAATTCAAGAGGATGAAATTGCCCACTATGTCACCTCTTTCTCCCCAAGTGTTACCAAAAGGAGATATGAGCTTGTCTTGGG GTACTTTGCCCACATTagaagatttgaagaaatttATGGATGACAATGCTGGCACGTTAGGAAACAGATGGGCTTCGATTGAGAAGGATTCAGCTACAAGTGAATTGCGAAAAGACCAGGCAGCAACTCTGAGTACTGTGGTTCAAGGTTTGAGAGAGGAAAAGTTTAAGGGGATTGGGAACAGTCAAAGTGATTCAAGTCTCAAGAAAATTCAGAGGAAGAGACCCGTAAAATCTGCTTTTGTCACACAATGCGGAAATATAGTGGGAGGTGGTACAAGTCTAGTGTTGAATGCTTTGGCTGCATATTTGAGATATCTGGAGGGTACTTCTCGAGATGAATGGCAGGA GGTACATGAAAAACTGCGTGCAGCTGAAACTCGGGAAGGAGCCTCATTTGGTGCTCTTTTTGGGTCTGCTCTTCTTCTTGGAATAATTTCCAGAAGAAGAGTGTATTATGAAGCGATTGAGTACGATAAAGAGCGAAATGCTGGAATTATATCGCATTTTGGATGCTCGGCAAAAATGGTTGCTGCAGCAGCGGATACTGTGTGTTCAATGGAG TGGTATACGCTGTTGGCTTTGAAAAGTAAGGCAGCTAGTTTGGGAGGTTCCTCTGTTAGGATATGGAGATGGAATGGCTATCTGATCCAT TATACACAGAGTGGTGATGAAGGTCCTGCTCTTCTGCTCGTGCATGGTTTTGGTGCTTTTTGGAGCCATTATCGTGACAATATACATAACATTGCGGAAGGTGGAAGTCGAGTCTGGGCATTGACACTCCTGGGGTTTGGTGAATCAGAAAAACCAAATATTGTCTACACTGAAGTTGTATGGGCTAAATTGCTGAGAGATTTCATAATTGAAGTAGTGGGAGAACCTGTCCATCTTGTTGGCAACTCAATTGGAG GATATCTTGTTGCCATTGTTGCTCGTCTTTGGCCTGCTTTGGCCAAGTCTGTGATCCTTTTGAACAGTGCTGGCAATGTTATTCCTGGCTATTCTGGTGCACGCCATTCTGAT GTTAGGCAAACTTCAGGAGCAGCATGGTTAGCTGCCCGGTTCCTTTCACTGTTCTTGCGTTTGAATCTGAGGAAAATAGTGAGAAGTTGCTATCCAATT AGAAGTGATCGTGCAGATGAGTGGCTTATCCAGGAGATGTTGCGAGCAGTATCCTTGCCATTACATGTCTATGATCTTTAA
- the LOC104235751 gene encoding uncharacterized protein isoform X1, with product MALLSFPRFLSLSFSSNPTAPASLCCTSSIMSVKKMKAAGSGAMNKDAAAILWYKHDLRIDDHPGIVAASMHRTLVPLYIFDPWILSRFPDDMLELLLFALKDLKSSLREQGSNLMIRFGTAESIIEGLVKEVKATNIFTEEEVEFDLWRMVEGVKETLDTISFAEGTPKLAIWNSPFYDMKSLKELPRSYDEFKRMKLPTMSPLSPQVLPKGDMSLSWGTLPTLEDLKKFMDDNAGTLGNRWASIEKDSATSELRKDQAATLSTVVQGLREEKFKGIGNSQSDSSLKKIQRKRPVKSAFVTQCGNIVGGGTSLVLNALAAYLRYLEGTSRDEWQEVHEKLRAAETREGASFGALFGSALLLGIISRRRVYYEAIEYDKERNAGIISHFGCSAKMVAAAADTVCSMEWYTLLALKSKAASLGGSSVRIWRWNGYLIHYTQSGDEGPALLLVHGFGAFWSHYRDNIHNIAEGGSRVWALTLLGFGESEKPNIVYTEVVWAKLLRDFIIEVVGEPVHLVGNSIGGYLVAIVARLWPALAKSVILLNSAGNVIPGYSGARHSDVRQTSGAAWLAARFLSLFLRLNLRKIVRSCYPIRSDRADEWLIQEMLRASYDPGVVVVLESIFSFDLSVPLNYLLQGFEKRVLVLQGMKDPISDSKSRLDMLREHCEGIIIRELDAGHCPHDEKPEEVNSIIQEWVNTLESEVLTTSSRR from the exons ATGGCTCTTCTTTCTTTCCCTCGTTTTCTTTCACTCTCATTCTCTTCGAACCCCACAGCTCCTGCTTCCCTCTGTTGTACATCTTCTATAATGTCCGTGAAGAAAATGAAAGCGGCTGGTTCTGGTGCTATGAACAAAGATGCAGCAGCTATACTATGGTACAAACACGATCTTCGTATCGACGATCACCCCGGCATTGTTGCAGCTTCTATGCATCGCACACTTGTACCTTTATACATCTTCGATCCCTGGATTCTTTCTC GATTTCCGGATGACATGCTCGAATTACTTCTTTTTGCTTTGAAGGATCTGAAGAGTTCACTCAGGGAGCAGGGATCTAATCTGATGATCAGGTTCGGGACTGCAGAGAGTATCATAGAAGGGCTTGTCAAAGAG GTCAAGGCTACCAACATATTTACAGAGGAGGAGGTAGAGTTTGACTTATGGAGAATGGTAGAAGGTGTAAAAGAGACCTTGGATACAATATCTTTTGCTGAGGGGACTCCCAAACTTGCAATATGGAACAGTCCATTTTATGATATGAAG AGCTTGAAGGAATTGCCCAGATCATACGATGAATTCAAGAGGATGAAATTGCCCACTATGTCACCTCTTTCTCCCCAAGTGTTACCAAAAGGAGATATGAGCTTGTCTTGGG GTACTTTGCCCACATTagaagatttgaagaaatttATGGATGACAATGCTGGCACGTTAGGAAACAGATGGGCTTCGATTGAGAAGGATTCAGCTACAAGTGAATTGCGAAAAGACCAGGCAGCAACTCTGAGTACTGTGGTTCAAGGTTTGAGAGAGGAAAAGTTTAAGGGGATTGGGAACAGTCAAAGTGATTCAAGTCTCAAGAAAATTCAGAGGAAGAGACCCGTAAAATCTGCTTTTGTCACACAATGCGGAAATATAGTGGGAGGTGGTACAAGTCTAGTGTTGAATGCTTTGGCTGCATATTTGAGATATCTGGAGGGTACTTCTCGAGATGAATGGCAGGA GGTACATGAAAAACTGCGTGCAGCTGAAACTCGGGAAGGAGCCTCATTTGGTGCTCTTTTTGGGTCTGCTCTTCTTCTTGGAATAATTTCCAGAAGAAGAGTGTATTATGAAGCGATTGAGTACGATAAAGAGCGAAATGCTGGAATTATATCGCATTTTGGATGCTCGGCAAAAATGGTTGCTGCAGCAGCGGATACTGTGTGTTCAATGGAG TGGTATACGCTGTTGGCTTTGAAAAGTAAGGCAGCTAGTTTGGGAGGTTCCTCTGTTAGGATATGGAGATGGAATGGCTATCTGATCCAT TATACACAGAGTGGTGATGAAGGTCCTGCTCTTCTGCTCGTGCATGGTTTTGGTGCTTTTTGGAGCCATTATCGTGACAATATACATAACATTGCGGAAGGTGGAAGTCGAGTCTGGGCATTGACACTCCTGGGGTTTGGTGAATCAGAAAAACCAAATATTGTCTACACTGAAGTTGTATGGGCTAAATTGCTGAGAGATTTCATAATTGAAGTAGTGGGAGAACCTGTCCATCTTGTTGGCAACTCAATTGGAG GATATCTTGTTGCCATTGTTGCTCGTCTTTGGCCTGCTTTGGCCAAGTCTGTGATCCTTTTGAACAGTGCTGGCAATGTTATTCCTGGCTATTCTGGTGCACGCCATTCTGAT GTTAGGCAAACTTCAGGAGCAGCATGGTTAGCTGCCCGGTTCCTTTCACTGTTCTTGCGTTTGAATCTGAGGAAAATAGTGAGAAGTTGCTATCCAATT AGAAGTGATCGTGCAGATGAGTGGCTTATCCAGGAGATGTTGCGAGCA TCTTATGACCCTGGTGTAGTGGTGGTCTTAGAAAGCATTTTCAGCTTTGATCTTTCTGTCCCTCTTAATTATCTTTTGCAAGGATTTGAGAAGAGAGTTCTTGTATTACAG GGAATGAAAGATCCAATTTCTGATTCAAAATCAAGGTTAGATATGCTGAGAGAACACTGTGAAGGAATCATAATCAGAGAGTTAGATGCTG GCCATTGCCCACATGATGAGAAACCAGAGGAAGTCAACTCTATCATTCAAGAATGGGTAAATACACTTGAGAGTGAAGTACTTACAACTAGCTCAAGAAGGTAG